The Microcoleus sp. FACHB-672 DNA segment ACAATATTGGAGTGGGAGCATCTTGCTCCCTAATATGACAACACGCGGGCAAGATTCCCGCACTCCAAATTTACAAAAATGGGATGCTCCCGCGAATTGTTCACACTTAACTGTAATCGCGCAACATCTTTTTAATTTCAATATTGTGCATTTCTTCTGTGCCAATTTGCGTGCGAGCAAATTCTTCCAGATAAACGCTAGCATCCTCAACCGTATGGAGCAAGTCTTTATACATCTCCAAGGCTTTTCTCTCATGGTTGAGGCTTTCTTCCAAAATATCGCGCACAGCGTGTTTGTAGCTTTCCTCCATCGGTGCGATTCGCAGACTGGGATGCCCTTCTAAGCCGGTGAGAATTTCCCCCACCTGTTGCGCGTGAATTAAAGACTCAGAGGCTTGAGCCTTAAAAAAGTCTACAATCGGTATCCGATTTGGCCCTGTCACCATGAGGGAATAGTGGGTGTAGCGCACAACCCCTGCTAATTCAAATTCCATGATGGTATTTAGCAGGCTGATGGTTTTCTTTACGTCCAGCTCTTTCATTCGTTGTTTAGTGTCAGTGTTAAACACAGGATAACGGATACTGGATAAAGAATGAAGCCACAAATAGGAGATTTTTCTCGCTTAAATCTCCTATATGGTTTAATCGCGCTGAGAGCTTACAGATTCTTTCGCAGATTGCCGGCTTTTTAAGAAGGGGAAGAAGACACGATCGGCTAAGCTTTGGAAATAAATCCCGCCTATGGTAATTATAAATATCCCGTAACCCAGTGCTTGCACTAAAAACAGTTTGTCGGTATAGCCGAACAGAGCATTAAACAAAAGACCGGGAAAGCGATCTTCGGGTAAGATTTTAGTTGTATTCCAGACGATAGGGCCGAGAACGCAAGAGTGGACCTTGGCAAACC contains these protein-coding regions:
- a CDS encoding ferritin-like domain-containing protein — translated: MKELDVKKTISLLNTIMEFELAGVVRYTHYSLMVTGPNRIPIVDFFKAQASESLIHAQQVGEILTGLEGHPSLRIAPMEESYKHAVRDILEESLNHERKALEMYKDLLHTVEDASVYLEEFARTQIGTEEMHNIEIKKMLRDYS